The sequence TAGCCAAACACTACTTACTATTTGGATTATGAGGTAAATTACTTAACTGAATGACCAGGGTCATTTTCAAGCTGGGAATATCAGTTTGTTGCCAATGATGCCACATTGTAAATCTGTTTTCTAATCGCTAGCCCATGTCAAAGgtcctttctttctgtcctgggcATTTGAAAATCACAATGACAGATGTTAAAATAGTGGAAGTTATTAAAACCAGAgactattttcttcttctaatttGCTTGATTGCTGGCATTAAGTTACACTACTACAGCCAACGCATTTTCAAATACTCCCTTCGTGATGCTTTGGTCCTATTTTATACTTGCGTCTCAGCATACATTCACCTAAAGAAGCTCTTTTAATAAACGGCCTTTTTCTGAACGACTTGTTAAAAATTCTTTCCCAGCTTACATTTTCGCGGTCTATCCCAGAACTATTCTTCACGATGACAAGATTTGACTTACAAAATACTGGACTCAAGAAACGGGAGCGGGGGGAAACTTGTCCTCTCTGAGCCGGGTCCGAGGGTGCCAGCCCCGGCGGgccaggccgggccgggccgagccgagccgggccgggccgcagtcccccggggcggcggggttTCCACGCGTAGGGGCGCGGACGAACGTgccgcgggcgggcggcccATCACCGCCCGCACAAGAGGCCTCTGCCTTTTCCGCCCGCCCCGCTAGCTGGTCTTTACGATAAAGGCCGCGACCGGCGGCGGGGAGCCTCCCTTCCCCCACGGCTGGCGGGCGGGCTGAGACTCGCTCCAGAGGCAGCCCCAGCCGCAGGCCCTGGAGCGCGCCGATAACGGCCGCGGCTCCCTGAGGCGGGGACGCGTGCCGGGGCCCCGCGGGGCAGCCGCCCCCGGCGGCGGGacgcgccgcccgccccgccccccgcccccctcacggcggcgcggggcggggccgtgGCGGgcgtcgccgccgccgctccaCCGGTCGATCCGGGCTCTGCGGCTGACGCCGCGGCAGCGGCCAATCCGTTgcggcgccgggccgggcctggcACCGCCCCCCGGCGGCTCCCCACAGGGACGGGCCGGAgcggctgctgccgccgccgccgcgggtgCCCGGGCTGAGTCAgcgccccctcccccgccgaAGATGAACATCATGGACTTCAATGTGAAGAAGCTGGCGGCCGACGCGGGCACCTTCCTGAGCCGCGCCGTGCAGGTACGGCCCCGGTCGCCCGCTCCTGCGGGGGCCTCGGCGGGACTGGGCTTCGCCGCCGCGGCCCGAGCTGCGGGAGGTGGGCGAGGCCGCGGGCCGGCACCGCGGGGCCGGCACCGCGGGGCCGCCGCTGGCCCCGGCGCGGGGCGTTGGCCGGGGAGCTCGGCTCCGCCCTGGGCcgggggagcggcggccgggaggggccgggccgggccggcggctgGGCCCGCCGCGGGCTTCCAGCTCTGAGGGAGCGCCAGGCCTGGCTGCGCTGGCGAGGGGTGAGCCCAGATCTCTGGCCTGGCCGGGCAGCGATGCGCTGCTGTGAGGCGCCTCCTTCTCAAGCCAGCTCCTTCCCCCGCGGGTCCCCTGCTAGCCCCGGGCTTGGCAGGACGCGGGGATTTCGGACAGGCTGGTTGCAAAACAGCTGGCCtcggggggctggcggggggggggggtagccGAAGATCAGGACAGGCAAAGAGGGGAGGAGGCTCCTGGGCTAGGGGGGGACGAGTTGGGCAGGCATTAGCTGCGGGGAGATACGGTCGGACTTTATACGTGGAAAGGACAAAGGTGTGTCTCGCCTGAAGTAAGCTGGCGTTTTTACTGGCTGCTGAAAATGTATCCCGCTGCCTGATCGTAAAATTCGAGCTCTGGTGTGACACGTGAAAGTATCTGTCTGCTTAGGCTTTGGGGGTTTGTGTGAGCTTTAGTATCGTTTTTTAAGCTTGTTCGATAGCCCATTGTTTCTGAATCGGCCTGCCCCTTTCTTCACGCTAAGGGCACTATaattggcttttgttttttagcTGTTGTCTTGAGCCGTAATCCCCTTTCTTTATATAATCAAACCTGAACAGATTTCCTGTAGGGAGGTGGACATCCAAGCAGTGCACAGTAATCCACTTTGGTTTCTCTTGAGTTCTCGCTGGGTCACAGTCAGGTTTGGAACGTGGTTAAACTTCTTATCTGGTCCGATCGGTCTTATGTACTGCCCTAAATCTCAATATTCAAGCAGAACCAATGatcagcagcacagcagagctctgaAAATGCAAACTCGTCAGAAAACATTGTTGTTCAAATTTAAATGAACTTAAAGCAGTCGTTGTGGCTTCTCTTTGTGATGGAGGTCTTTCCatgctccccccgccccgccccgcccccggctTCTAGGTCTACATGTTTCCCAGACCATCTCTTCCTTTCCAGCCTCCacccctttcccttttcttgctggacaagaaaaaaaaggagatgcaGTTCACCCTTTATTGTAAGATCCTGTGATGGGATGTTGTGATTTCATCTCTTGagtttttacatttaaatcaGCTTATTGCATTAGATCTAATGTAGGTTTTTGCAGTCTGTCAGGGTTTAAAGGTGGTGTGAACTGTGGTTTACTCCACTATGTGGTATCTGTATTGTTTGTTTACATCTGAATAGCTACATTAGTTATCTGCTTAATCTAAACTAAAATTCAGTGGAAATGTGGAAGTAGTAATTTTGCTCTACCAGCTGCTACTTTCCCCTAAAACGAGAAGTTTAATGAAGCCATTGAGGGGGAGGAGCAAATCCCTAACATGTTCTTACAAACTAACTCATGTTCTCTGTGCTACTGTTGCTtcccctgtttttttttaaagttactatGTAAGGCCTACACATAATATTGATTAATTTTgtggattattttaaaatataatctgGGTGTAGATTTTGTGTCCTCTAGTAAAAATTACAGTTCTGTATATTGAGATAAACTCTTATGTTCAGGCATCACCAGATGATGTGATATGACATGACACTAGTTGCTTTGGGATATTAGAAACAAATAACCCCACCAAACCCTATGAAACAGTTCAGCAGCATAATATGGTATGTAGGAAAATCActtaaaatttccatttcaatttGTAAGATGGTGAACATCTTGTTAGTGTTTCTCAGCCTTGTCAGACTTTTCTGTTACAAAGGGATTGGGGCTGTTTTACCCACAACTACCTGATATTCATGTTCCAGGAAACTTGTCCCTTCTGTGGGTGAGATTATACTGTGTTCAGACTGACATATTCTAGTTagtaatttacagaaaaatcaagCTTACTGGCCATCTTCATCCAAAGTCTACCCTTCCTTCTGGCAGGCAGAAAATGCTTGAAGGAGTCATTCTCAGTCAGTCTTGCAGTAGTTGCAGTTTGTGGAACAAAGTAGTGAATGATTATAGTTAGGGATGTTtgagacaaaataaataattttgtagAGTATAGTAATAAGAGTGGGAGTCCTTCCTCTTGCCAGGCTGTGTAATTGACAAGCTGCCTGCTTAGTGATCGGGAGCGAGCTGGCCTTTTACTCTTTGGTAGCAGAAACACTTTTATTGTTCATGACTTCTACCTGAAGTTAGAGGCTTATCTTAATGTAATTTCTCCTTCTAGTAATTTTGCAGTGTAGACTTGAAATGTCTATTGGGCTGAGATAACCCAGTTGTATACAAAATGGTACAACTTCCTTCTGTGTTAGCTGGTCATATTCAGGCAacttttgtatatattttgaatttaataAAGATAGTTAAATTTAATAAAGATAGATGTCTTACTGATATGATTTATTCCATCAAGTGCTTACATTAAGTATCTCAGTATGACATGTTTTaagctttaataaaaatgaaaacaaaactcctAGAGCTGTAATCAAAGTAGAAAATCATTAGTATCTGCCTATCTTGGAACACTTTTtctaagcagaagaaaaattcttGATTCATAGCACCACCTTCCTTATTTTGTTCTTATCCTTAAGTGACAGAGTAATGTCTGAAAAAGGACATAAACCAGAAAGACCAGTTCAAATTTAGGTTTCAGGGTAGCTGAGATGGGAAATCAGTGGCAGCATTGTTGCATTGAACTGATGCTGGAAACTATTATTTACCATGCTGCTCAGTATTGCTAAAATCAAGTTTTTCCTTTAAGTGTATATGTCAAATCTAACATTGCAATCTTCACACTGCTGAGAAGATTTGTGGAAATATTAATAGGAAAGCCCATTTTATATACAAATACTCTTCTCTGTAATtagtaaaaaaatcatttcaaaaccattaatattttattgtgaTGAATTTGTACAAAGTTTTTGAGAACAACTTAGAGTACCTGACATCTTTTTTAAGGAGCCTTTTAAACGGTCATAGTAATACATCCATAAATAAACTCCATTCTTCCCTATACTGCAACCGAACTTTCTCACGAAGGCAGTTTGCTTTTATGTAGAACTGGAAATGCTCTAGCATTTATTTAGACTTTAGATGTGCATGCTATCaaagttggttttattttacatctgATAGACATTTAAACAAACTTGGACAATGTAATTTGCTTGTATTGTATTCTTGTTTCTTACTGCAAGTTTAAATATCCCACCAAAGAACTTGTTAAGAATGAAGTTTGACAGTCAAAAATGCTTCCAGTCCTATTATGTTCTTAATTGGTAAGCTTGTTAGGGATTTAATCATAAGCCAGGTTCTTCTGAAAATGCCTGACTTTAAACAGGCTGTGGAGTGGTGAGATCATCATTGTCATGAGGAACATGCCTGCTCTAAAGAGAGGCAGGCAAAACCCTCAGTTCCGGTTTTGCTTGGTTCCCTGATGTGAAACGTGTGGCTTCCCCCTCTCCCAGAGAACTGGGATTGAAGTACAACCTGCTTGTGGATTAATAAGAGTTGTCATGAATTTAATATCAACTGAAATGAATCATCTGCTGGATTTACTTAGCTAAATGGAGTTACATTGTATTTCATTGtcactgaaaacacagcttGGAAAAGAACAGCGGAGGtcatctttctgtttctgtaaggCATAACAGGATCACATATCTAAATAGTTCATCAAAACGTTAATTTGTCCTATTCTAAAGAGCAAAACACACCCCATCCCCAAAGATATATATTCCAAAACTTCCCAGAGAAGTCTATTTTAGCTTTTTATCCTTGTCTTTAAAAGTTTTCTCTAATGTCAAATTCTAATTTAAATCTTCATGCTGAAGTTTCAACTCActgctttttgttctgtgtgCTGCGGGCAGGATAACATTTTTTGAAACACATTAAAGGTAGCTCCAATGAGAATCTGTTGTGTCTTCAGGTTTTACTGCGGGAGAAGGGACAAGATTAATTATAAGATATACAAGATTGAAGTAATCTTTTAATGGTCTTCCTTACTGCTGACCTCTTTCCTTTTGGCTTGTGTTTCAAAGCCAAAATTGGACAAAATGCTTCAAATGAGAACTCTCGGTACCAAGTAGAGCAGAGGATTTCTTCATAATGTTGTAAATTACCTTCCTCATCTTGGTCTGATTAACATCCTCCcgtcccttttttttcctgatagtAAGGGTGTGTTGTTGAACTTAACTTTCAAATATATCCTTAGATTTTTATTGATGACTGGGTAAGGGTTATGTCTTTGAAAACATGATCTGCAACAAATATGAATGAATAGTTACTGTCTTAAACTTGTCctgggaaattatttctgtgaactAACTGGGTATTTTCAACCTGTCTAACTCATAGTTTACGGAAGAAAAGCTTGGTCAAGCAGAGAAGACTGAACTGGATGCTCACCTGGAGAACCTTCTCAGCAAAGCAGAATGCACTAAATTgtggacagaaaaaataatgaaacaaacGGAAGTACTATTGCAGCCAAATCCAAGTAAGAAGCCcttcaggtttttgtttgcAACTTTTGAATTAATAGATCTGCTAATGTAAAAGTTTACTGCAATAGGTATTGCATAAGGTATGACTAaacatagtatttttaaaatacgaAGGTTGGAGTTAGGGAAAGCACATTTTGAAGAGCTACTGAGAATCAGAGGCACTGTACCAATTGCTGGTACTTCCGTAACCCTTCAAATGGGAAAAACTTTAGACAGAGCTCTTTAAACTATAGCATTGGTTCCATACTTTGGTCAGTTCTCAGGCTGACTGGTTTTTGAGGTGTTTCCAGTTTAATTGATTTTCCCACTCTAATTCCAGAAGTCTTAGGTAGCTGTAAGAACTCTGAAGTTCTTCATGGGGTAGATGCAGTGGCTTAAGAAATTTCATTACTATTTCATTACTCTAAACTGTCTGCACCATACAATTCAGCTTGAAGCAGGCAAGATGAACTTAAATGTCTGTCTTTACAATTCCTTTGCTAAAGAATGGTTAGATTGATACAGCATACTTAGGCAATTCAAaagtttcaaataaattttcatCACTGGTGAATCTCTTACTGTAACAATAACAGAAAAAACCATGGGTGGAAGAAATGTAGTTTTCTGGtgtgttaattttatttgtttcttaaattgcTGCTATGAGTAGTAATGTTGAGGATATCAGTTTCGGACTTATATCCTACAGTTATCTGTGTCATTTGTGACAGTTATACTAGAGTTGGCAGCTATAGGAGTTTGCTTAGTGTATAGATCTAGATTTCAGGTCAGGACCTGGTCTTTAGTCACTGGGTGAACTacttttaccaaaaaaaaattgaaacctCCTTTATGTTCGCTCAAATGATAGAATTATAATACCGCTAATACCTCTGCactgaaaacataaatattcTCCTTGTAATGATGTACTGAGTTAGTATTTATTAGCACAGGTAAACCATACACTGATAGCACTTCTCTAATGCCAAATAGATAAATTCTTTATAATGCTTATCTTAGAAGTATtattttggaagacagttgCATCCTTTAGTTCTATAAAGGATGGAACTTTAGTTCcataaaagcagtatttaaaaaacaaacataaaaaccaaaacaactaaTCCTGTGGGAAGGATGCAATAGAACTAAAAGAATATTCTGGCTCAAGTTTCAACTTTTGTCTAGACCAGAGGAAATAGTTATCTTGTTCATTTAATTCAGTACTTGTAATAGCTATTGACTTTTTCAGAAACTTGTAATTGTAGAATATCGAATCACTAACTGAAGGCAGGTAGAACTGTGTGAGGAAGATTGAGTTGAATGATAATGTATGGTAGTATCTCAGTTATGCTGACCGGTCAATTTTCTGATGTGTAAAGATACTCAGCATTAAGCAGTGGTCTTCATCAGTGAATGTAACTTCAGCTTTTTGGCAGCCTACTTGGGAGGACTATCACATGCTGTAGAGAGCTTCTTTTGGTTGTTAATAGAGCAACTGTGTCTTGGAGAGGAAAAATGCCTTTCAGTCACATTTTTAATTGTACCTTTAGGTCAGACCCATGTAATAGTCCATTAATTTTGGATTACTTTTCAGTTCTTTTGTCATTTagtcaaaaataaatattatggatagattaaattaaaaccaaTGAATTTGGATAATTTTTAGTTCACCCTTGGTGCCAGGGAATGTGCTGGTACCCATGTTTGTCTCTGTCAGGTTGATTTTGGTAACCTTCATGAGAGAGTAACTTAATCCAGTGCTGATGAAAGTTGTCTAATTAATAGTATTATTTTTGGTTGCATCAAAGTGGCAGGTTTATTCATTGGAGAGCTTCTTTGTGGTTGTCTGTACTATTGCAGGCTGAAATTGGTTCATACTGACAGCATAAATAAAGTGAGCTAGTTACGAAGTCAAAACAGTTGGTCAGGGAAATTGGGTGTTGTATTTGAGGAGTTTGCTATTGTAATTAACAGTGTCTCTGCTTATGTCTGTGAGGCTTTTTCACCCAAGAAGCATACTGTGGCTTAATATTACGAGAAATGGATGGATATTAATGATCATATAGTCATGACAGGTTTTTTTGATAATTTTGCTGCTCAAACTAAGGAAAGATGGgaatacaaaatgaaacattttctagTATCTTTAGTGGTAtctttcaaagcatttcaagGAAGCAGGGAAAGTTGGAAAGAGAGGATATAATTTCTGGGGCTACCAAACTTTCAGAATACCTTAACAGGGAACCTACAGTAGTTGTTGAATTAATTCCTACGCTTTTAATTCTAGTGAATGATTTTCACAACTTTTTCCTGGAGGGGGCAAAAAGACTGGTTTTGTTAAGAAGTAGTGTTCTATTATGCTCTTACAGGGAAGACTTCTGgacaaaattttgaaaaactatAAATATGCTGAtagaagggagaggaagagtataatttttcactttcacAGGTGACTCTAAGAAACACTTGAACATAGCATGACAAACATGGAATAAAATCAGTTGCCAACAACAGTATCTTCAGCTTAATGTTGTTCACTTAATGTTGAGTTTAATGTTTGgattttgaattttgtttgtttgttactATTTCTAACTTGTGTTTTGAATGACagtaattatttcaaataaacatttttttagatGCCAGAATAGAAGAATTTGTCTATGAGAAGCTGGACCGTAAAGCACCAAGTCGCATGAATAATCCAGAGTTACTAGGCCAGTATATGATTGATGCTGGGAATGAATTTGGCCCAGGAACAGCCTATGGTAAGTAGAAGTAAAAGATATGTCTTGTATTGCGgaaatgaaaggggaaaaatgcacAGCTCTAATTTTTCTTAACAATGTAAAATGATATTTCTTGTCTTCCTCTAGATGAAACAATTCGATTACTTTTGTATCAGTTTGAGATGACCTGCTGTATAACTTTGAGCATTAGGAGGTCAATTATGAGGTTTCTATCCAAATCTAGAAATAGAACCTGCTGTTGGAATGATAACAGTCTTTGTGGATGGATAACTTTCTTACAAGAACGAATAATTCTGGAATTTGGTTTCCTCGTTAAAGGAACACACTTGCACATCTAACAAcatttatgcattttatttgtGGAGTGAAAATGTTATCTGAAATTAACTTCTTTAGAAAGAAGCCTCTCTAACTTTACAGTACTACTGCTTTTCTTATTATATATTTTGCTAAAGATGAGAGTGTAGAACATAAtctaaattttcttccttctccagcaaATTTATGTACCTATGATAGGGGATTGGGGGTGCTATATCTAATGTTTTTACCCTGGCATTAGTTAGAAAGTGTAATTCTAGTGTTCTCTACAACAAGACTCTTAATGTTCCTGATAAGTTAAATTAACAGCTAAATCTATTAACCAACTGAAATGCATAGGTGTCTATGTATATAATATAGTCTGCAATCAAAGTCTGAGTTAGCTCTCTTTAGTTGCTTTCTTCAAAATTGCAGTGGGAGGTAAAACTTTGGTTCTGGGAAGAATGAGTTCTTTATATCTGGAAATAATGGTGTTCCTTTTCAAAAGAAGGAAagtgcacttaaaaaaaaaaggtaaatgtttTATAGAAGACTTATGGACACAAAATCAATAATGGCAGGCTTTGTTCCTCTTACTTCCACGTGGTTTTATGCCGTTATCTGTGGCCTTCCTTCTGATCATCAGCCTCAAGTCTTGCTTTTTAACATCAAATAAAGTTGTACTTACAGGCACATTATCCCTTAACTTGCAGAATTTTTAGAGTTCAGGCAAGTAAAATCTATTATCATAAAGATAGATACGCTATTAGCCTTCATATGGtgacacaaaatattttagttctCTGAAAACTTAGTGTCTTTTCTAACTCAGCCCTGTCAGTCTGTTGAAACATGATAATAATAACTATATTCTTGATACACTAACTTCAGTTTCAATACCTAGCTCACAACCAAATTTCAAAGTATTGTTCAGTTAATGTACAAATGCATATTTAGAAGTTGGAGTAGATGGGGGCAGGGATAAGCACATTATTTTCCAGTAGCTAAATGAGCTTTTTCCTTGCTACCAACTACTCTTGACTTAAACAAAAATATGGTATCAGGGGAGGAGGTTGTTGGATTAAAATAAGTAGGTACAATATCCGGTTCTAGAATAGGTGTTCACAATGGAGCTGCCATAGTTGGTGCCACGTCTACAATGCTGTGTCTGTTCTCATTAAAATCTTGCCTTGACCTGTCACTGTTGTTAATAAAAATTGTTTGGTTTGGtgtgtgggtttgtttggtttgggtggTTGTTTATTTGGGGGCGGGGTGTGTggtgttgtttgggtttgttgggtttgggtttttttggtttgttggggttttttttgtggcttttttttttgtagctggTTTGGATTTCTTCTGAAAGCCCTTGTGATGGCATTGGCTTATCTTTCAAACTGCTGGCCTAAACTTTCCTGCCTGTAGAAACCGGTTTTGTTAACCACCTGCCTGAATTACTATGAagctaacatttttttcctttgcaggaaATGCACTTATTAAATGTGGAGAAACACAGAAGCGTATTGGGACAGCAGACAGAGAACTAATTCAAACTTCTGCTATAAACTTTCTCACTCCCCTGAGAAACTTTATTGAAGGAGACTACAAAACTATTACTGTAAGTTGAATTGTGCATTCTTCAGCATTTCACACCAATTGTaattgtaaattttaaaaatgaagtagtAGATAATTGTGCACTATTGCTTTCTTCAAACTAATGTAGGAAAAACTCAGGTAGAATTTGTGCCTTCAgtgtattttccttccttttgaccaggtaaaatcaaaataattctgaaaacttGCTTTTTGTAACTATTGTTCTATTAAAAGTATGTATCTTGAGTATAAAATGTGTGAGAATAATTAAGGTCTAATTCTGCCTCTCTGTTCAGCTGAAGAACCTTTTTGCACTTGATACGTCATTAAAAACTTTCCAAGTAGACAGGCTTTTGCTTTTGAGTATGTGTACCTATTCTCACAAACTAACCTAACTCACTTTCAGAAAGAACGTAAactattacaaaataaaagacTAGATTTGGATGCAGCAAAAACCAGATTGAAGAAGGCAAAAGTTGCAGAAGCTCGAGCTGCAGtaagtagaatttttttttttaattcatccaTTACTTTTAAACTTATTGGTGTATATTTATAAACTCGACTGCTTGATTATGTTTTCAGTCCTAGTTTCTTACACTCACTATTTTTCTAGATGATACTTTATAAGAAATGCCTCAGTGGAAcacaaggaaacaaaagcaaattgctGATCAAGGTGTTGGTCATCTATTTTTAGATGTTCCATCAAGTTGAACTTACTTGACTCAAGTAACTATTCTCCCCTTGTTCTGTACTAGATGAGCCTATACTGCCAAAAATGACTTGCTACAATCTGCCAAGATGGTTGTAAACACAAATCATTCAGAGGTCAAGTTTTGGCATTTGAACCTCTACAAGTGTTGAAGCATATGTATAATTACTTCCAACTGATGAACCTATCTATACTTCATTTCTCTATATCAAATATTTGTAGTTTACTCTTTCTATATTGTTTACTATTTCACACCACCAAACAGGGtgagactttttaaaagtcGCATCTCTTAACGATTCTTATTCCCCCAAGAAATGCTTGTTCAAGGAGATTAAAATTACTATAAACTAaaaagctgttgctttttaaactcTTAAAACACCTCTAAATGGAAGAATAGATGATTGAATGCATGCAATTTCAGCAGAGTACGCTTATAGTATTTTTCATAGCTATCCTTTGACTGCATTCCGAAAAGTGCAGCAGGTAATGATGGGTAGTGAAGTGATTTTTCCCATAAGGGTTAATGCAGCAGGGGTCATGTGCGCGGATGCTGCGGGAGTACAGGCAATGTAAGTATGCAGGGACAGAGTACATGATGAAGAGGCAGAAGCAGGACTGTCATATTTTCCTGGCTTTTCTAAATGGGTCACCGTCCTGAAAGATCTTAGGAGCATCATCTCTGAGACAGAGCTTTGTAGATGAAGCACCTTGCATCTTTGGGATGGTGATCCTTCTAAAAAAACAATGTCATCTCTACCTGACAGTTCTGCTTCTATGTCTCAATCCTCCATGTCATGCACACTGTCCCTGTATTTAAATTGTCTGTATTTTCTAAGTCCATGCATGCATTTCTCCTTACATTATGTAAATTTTATGCAAAAAGTTTACTTCTCTACTTGTCGAGCTTTCTTAATTTGTAAGACTAACAATGGAGAGCAAAGTAGGGTTTTGGTCAGCTAGTAGTGGAATTTGGAAGCAATGAATAGAGAAGCAATGGATAGTAAACTATTCCTTTGCTTGTATTTGTTCATAGTTAAGTTTCCAAacaaaaacagtattttcattattaacTTCCTCTGTGGTGTGGTAGCAGGCATATACCTTACTTTCTAAAGCAATAGAAAGACCATAAGGAAATTGCCCTTGAGCTTAGTGTTAAAAGAAAGGCTCTAAATTTGAGTTTTAGTTCCATCACCAGTGTAATATCTAGAGCTTGGTGCTTGGACAAAATTATTGGCAGTTGCTGCTGCTACTACTTGCCCAGTCTTAAATAATCATATAGCAAGTAATTCACCGATTTATGCACAAATGATTTAGTGCTGGTAGAGTATGAAACTCTAGGCCTCTTACTTCACTGCCTTGCCTATAC comes from Haliaeetus albicilla chromosome 8, bHalAlb1.1, whole genome shotgun sequence and encodes:
- the SH3GLB1 gene encoding endophilin-B1 isoform X3 gives rise to the protein MNIMDFNVKKLAADAGTFLSRAVQFTEEKLGQAEKTELDAHLENLLSKAECTKLWTEKIMKQTEVLLQPNPNARIEEFVYEKLDRKAPSRMNNPELLGQYMIDAGNEFGPGTAYGNALIKCGETQKRIGTADRELIQTSAINFLTPLRNFIEGDYKTITKERKLLQNKRLDLDAAKTRLKKAKVAEARAAIWAEEVTKSEQEVRITQSEFDRQAEITRLLLEGISSTHAHHLRCLNDFVEAQMTYYAQCYQYMLDLQKQLGSFPSTFLSNNNQSSSTPVQSVSTPSVLASASASLTSVSNSIVTSGISELKSSSGSRKARVLYDYDAANSSELSLLADEVITVYSIPGMDSDWLMGERGNQKGKVPITYLELLN
- the SH3GLB1 gene encoding endophilin-B1 isoform X4, translating into MNIMDFNVKKLAADAGTFLSRAVQFTEEKLGQAEKTELDAHLENLLSKAECTKLWTEKIMKQTEVLLQPNPNARIEEFVYEKLDRKAPSRMNNPELLGQYMIDAGNEFGPGTAYGNALIKCGETQKRIGTADRELIQTSAINFLTPLRNFIEGDYKTITKERKLLQNKRLDLDAAKTRLKKAKVAEARAASEQEVRITQSEFDRQAEITRLLLEGISSTHAHHLRCLNDFVEAQMTYYAQCYQYMLDLQKQLGSFPSTFLSNNNQSSSTPVQSVSTPSVLASASASLTSVSNSIVTSGISELKSSSGSRKARVLYDYDAANSSELSLLADEVITVYSIPGMDSDWLMGERGNQKGKVPITYLELLN